In the genome of Campylobacter concisus, one region contains:
- a CDS encoding methionine ABC transporter ATP-binding protein, with protein sequence MIKIENLSKFYGDTQILFDVNLEVKKGEIFAIVGHSGAGKSTLLRCINGLESYQGGSLKVFDKEIKNLDEMQQRHLRRDVGMIFQHFALMARKNVFENVANPLKFWGYKSDETEKRVRELLNLVGLESKAKSYPSELSGGQKQRVAIARALALNPKILLSDEATSALDPNTTNQILELLEKINKELDISVVIVTHEMEVVKSIAKRAILLEGGKIIGSGSIEELFLKPDEKMKEFLGEVEILPSTGTNIRLFFPKEVAQNSVITHMARSLNIDFNIVWGKLEKLNENVLGSLVINIDEKDKENVLNYIKQSGVLWEVA encoded by the coding sequence GTGATAAAAATAGAAAATTTAAGCAAATTTTATGGCGATACGCAGATCCTTTTTGATGTAAATTTAGAGGTTAAAAAGGGTGAAATTTTTGCTATCGTGGGACATAGTGGTGCTGGCAAATCAACGCTTTTAAGGTGTATAAACGGGCTTGAAAGCTATCAAGGTGGCAGCCTAAAAGTCTTTGATAAAGAGATAAAAAATTTAGATGAGATGCAGCAAAGGCATTTAAGGCGAGATGTCGGGATGATATTTCAGCATTTTGCATTAATGGCTAGAAAAAACGTCTTTGAAAACGTCGCTAATCCGCTTAAATTTTGGGGTTATAAAAGCGATGAAACTGAAAAAAGAGTGAGAGAGCTTTTAAATTTAGTCGGTCTTGAAAGCAAGGCAAAAAGCTATCCAAGCGAGCTAAGTGGCGGGCAAAAACAGCGTGTCGCTATCGCTAGAGCGCTTGCTTTAAATCCTAAAATTTTACTAAGCGACGAGGCAACTTCGGCTCTTGATCCAAATACAACAAATCAAATTTTAGAGCTGCTTGAAAAGATAAACAAAGAGCTAGACATCAGTGTCGTCATCGTCACGCACGAGATGGAGGTTGTAAAATCGATCGCAAAACGTGCAATACTGCTTGAAGGTGGCAAGATCATAGGCTCTGGAAGCATCGAAGAGCTATTTTTAAAGCCAGATGAGAAGATGAAAGAGTTTTTGGGCGAAGTTGAAATTCTGCCAAGCACTGGCACAAATATTAGGCTATTTTTCCCAAAAGAAGTGGCTCAAAACAGCGTGATCACGCACATGGCAAGAAGCCTAAATATCGACTTTAACATAGTCTGGGGCAAGCTTGAGAAGCTAAACGAAAATGTTCTTGGCTCGCTTGTCATAAACATAGATGAAAAAGATAAAGAAAACGTGCTTAACTACATCAAGCAAAGTGGCGTTTTATGGGAGGTTGCTTGA
- a CDS encoding diaminopimelate dehydrogenase: protein MSEKIKIAVLGYGNLGRGVELAVQNSKDLELTAVFSRRDPSKVKTCGAPVFSADEILSHKGKFDVLVLCGGSATDLPTQTPEFAKEFNVVDSFDTHAKILEHFAAVDAAAKKGGNVGVIAVGWDPGLFSLNRLFGESVLENGSSYTFWGKGVSQGHSDAIRRIKGVVDARQYTVPIDSALERVRAGENPNLTTREKHLRDCYVVAEDGADKARIEHEIKTMPNYFADYDTSVHFIDIETLKKEHGGIPHGGFVLRSGVSGEHGENKHLIEFSLKLDSNPEFTASVLVAYSRATYRLAQRGERGAFSVFDIAPALLSPKSADELRREIL, encoded by the coding sequence ATGAGTGAAAAAATAAAAATAGCAGTTTTAGGATATGGAAATTTAGGTCGTGGCGTCGAGCTTGCGGTGCAAAATAGCAAGGATTTGGAGCTAACAGCAGTCTTTAGCCGCAGAGATCCAAGTAAGGTAAAAACGTGTGGCGCACCAGTATTTAGCGCGGATGAAATTTTATCGCACAAGGGCAAATTTGATGTTTTAGTGCTTTGCGGTGGCAGCGCAACCGACCTTCCAACGCAGACGCCAGAGTTTGCAAAAGAGTTTAATGTCGTCGATAGCTTTGACACGCACGCTAAAATACTAGAGCATTTTGCCGCAGTGGACGCAGCTGCTAAAAAAGGTGGCAATGTAGGCGTCATCGCTGTTGGCTGGGACCCGGGGCTATTTTCACTAAATAGACTATTTGGCGAGAGTGTGCTTGAAAACGGCAGCAGTTACACATTTTGGGGCAAAGGCGTGAGTCAAGGCCACTCAGACGCTATCCGCAGGATAAAAGGCGTCGTGGACGCTCGTCAATACACGGTGCCCATAGATAGCGCACTAGAGCGAGTACGCGCTGGGGAAAATCCAAATTTAACCACAAGAGAAAAACACTTGCGCGATTGCTATGTCGTGGCAGAGGACGGCGCTGATAAGGCACGCATCGAGCATGAGATAAAAACGATGCCAAACTATTTTGCCGACTACGACACAAGCGTGCATTTTATAGATATTGAAACGCTTAAAAAAGAGCATGGCGGCATCCCTCACGGAGGATTTGTGCTGCGAAGTGGAGTGAGCGGAGAGCATGGCGAGAACAAACACTTGATCGAGTTTTCGCTAAAACTTGACTCAAATCCAGAATTTACAGCAAGCGTACTTGTAGCCTATTCCCGTGCGACATATCGCTTGGCACAAAGAGGCGAGCGCGGCGCATTTAGCGTATTTGACATAGCTCCAGCACTTCTTTCGCCAAAGAGTGCAGATGAGCTAAGGCGCGAAATTTTATAA
- a CDS encoding valine--tRNA ligase, whose translation MAEFYNAKEIEDKFYKIWEERGYFEIDANKDIQKDGRKFCIMMPPPNVTGSLHIGHALTFTLQDIMTRYKRMDGYKTLWQSGLDHAGIATQNVVEKQLLAQGIKKEELGREKFVEKVWEWKEKSGGMIVHQMRKLGITPAWSRQRFTMDEGLRKAVKKAFVNLYDKGLIVQKNYMINWCTHDGALSDIEVEHKENKGKLYHLRYYFADKPSEFVVVATTRPETYFGDTAVMVNPNDERYKNLIGKKVVLPIVNRKIEIIADEHVDMEFGTGLVKVTPAHDQNDYEVGKRHDLEFITVFDEKGILNDKCDKFAGLERLEARDIVVAELEKLGNVEKIEDYENQVGYCYRCKNVVEPYISKQWFVKKEIADEAIQKVSEGLAKFYPPHWINSFNAWMRELRDWCISRQLWWGHQIPVFYCDDCGYMWADEGEPCECKKCKSKNFHQDPDVLDTWFSSGLWPFSTLGWGNENELKNEKWFEGDLAEFYPNNLLITGFDILFFWVARMMFQGENALGKLPFDDIYLHALVKDEFGRKMSKSLGNVIDPLDSINEYSADILRFTLTLLAVQGRDIKLSDAKMKQVRNFTNKLYNASKYLMLNESKFENLEDIKLQTKLGIYMNSRFNECVREVRENIDAYRFNDAANTLYKFLWDEFCDWGIELSKADKASVKELGSIFKEAMKLLNPFMPFLSEYLFQELSGTQIENAKSIMVMSYPEVKERNLDVEKKFELVIEAIVAIRRAKATIDLGNSKIAKAFVKFNEKIDLDEVKEYIKLLAKCEEIGFVDEKIENSIRDVSENLEAFVPLEGLDMSGIITRLKSQKTKLEKEIAKLSGMLNNQNFVANAPKEVIETNKEALESAEAKFKKVCEELEALGE comes from the coding sequence GTGGCAGAATTTTACAATGCAAAAGAGATAGAAGATAAATTTTATAAAATTTGGGAAGAACGCGGATACTTCGAGATAGACGCGAACAAAGATATCCAAAAAGATGGACGTAAATTTTGCATTATGATGCCACCTCCAAATGTGACTGGCTCGCTTCACATCGGACACGCCCTAACCTTCACGCTCCAAGACATCATGACTCGCTACAAGAGAATGGATGGCTACAAGACGCTTTGGCAGTCAGGACTTGACCACGCTGGTATCGCTACTCAAAACGTCGTTGAAAAGCAGCTTTTAGCTCAAGGCATCAAAAAAGAAGAGCTTGGACGCGAGAAATTTGTAGAAAAAGTGTGGGAGTGGAAGGAAAAAAGCGGCGGTATGATAGTCCATCAGATGCGAAAACTTGGCATCACTCCGGCTTGGTCACGCCAGAGATTTACTATGGATGAGGGCCTAAGAAAAGCTGTGAAAAAAGCCTTTGTAAATTTATACGACAAAGGGCTAATAGTCCAGAAAAACTACATGATAAACTGGTGTACGCACGATGGCGCACTCTCTGACATCGAGGTCGAGCACAAAGAAAATAAAGGCAAGCTATATCATTTGAGATACTACTTTGCAGACAAGCCAAGCGAATTTGTTGTTGTTGCAACAACTCGCCCGGAGACCTACTTTGGCGACACCGCTGTAATGGTAAATCCAAACGACGAACGATATAAAAATTTAATCGGCAAAAAGGTTGTTCTACCTATCGTAAATAGAAAGATTGAGATCATCGCAGACGAGCACGTTGATATGGAATTTGGAACAGGTCTTGTTAAGGTCACTCCTGCGCACGATCAAAATGACTATGAAGTTGGTAAAAGGCACGACCTTGAGTTTATCACCGTATTTGACGAAAAGGGCATTTTAAACGACAAGTGCGATAAATTTGCAGGTCTTGAGAGGCTTGAGGCTAGAGATATCGTAGTGGCCGAGCTTGAAAAACTTGGCAATGTTGAAAAGATAGAAGACTACGAAAACCAAGTGGGATACTGCTACCGCTGCAAAAACGTCGTTGAGCCATATATCTCAAAGCAGTGGTTTGTCAAAAAAGAGATCGCAGACGAGGCGATACAAAAGGTCTCAGAGGGCCTTGCCAAATTTTACCCACCGCACTGGATAAATAGCTTTAACGCGTGGATGAGAGAGTTAAGAGACTGGTGTATCTCACGCCAACTTTGGTGGGGGCATCAAATTCCAGTATTTTACTGCGATGATTGCGGTTATATGTGGGCTGACGAGGGAGAGCCATGCGAGTGCAAAAAGTGCAAAAGTAAAAATTTTCACCAAGACCCAGACGTGCTAGATACGTGGTTTAGCTCTGGTCTTTGGCCATTTAGCACGCTTGGTTGGGGTAATGAAAATGAGCTAAAAAATGAAAAATGGTTTGAAGGAGACCTTGCTGAGTTTTATCCAAACAACCTTCTTATAACTGGCTTTGATATATTATTTTTCTGGGTTGCTAGGATGATGTTTCAGGGTGAAAATGCCCTTGGCAAGCTGCCATTTGACGACATCTATTTGCACGCGCTTGTAAAAGATGAATTTGGCAGAAAGATGAGTAAAAGCCTTGGCAACGTCATCGATCCGCTTGATAGCATCAATGAGTATAGCGCCGATATCTTGCGCTTTACGCTAACACTTCTAGCCGTTCAAGGACGCGACATCAAGCTAAGTGACGCCAAGATGAAGCAGGTAAGAAATTTCACCAATAAGCTTTATAATGCAAGCAAATATCTCATGCTAAATGAGAGCAAATTTGAAAATTTAGAAGACATCAAGCTTCAAACAAAGCTTGGAATTTATATGAATAGCCGCTTTAACGAGTGCGTAAGAGAGGTGCGTGAAAATATCGACGCTTACCGCTTCAATGACGCAGCAAACACACTTTATAAATTCCTTTGGGATGAGTTTTGCGACTGGGGCATTGAGCTAAGCAAGGCGGATAAAGCGAGCGTAAAAGAGCTTGGAAGTATATTTAAAGAGGCGATGAAACTGCTAAATCCTTTCATGCCATTTCTCTCAGAGTATCTATTTCAAGAGCTTAGCGGCACACAGATTGAAAATGCAAAATCAATAATGGTTATGAGCTATCCAGAGGTAAAAGAGCGAAATTTAGATGTTGAGAAGAAATTTGAGTTAGTTATCGAAGCGATTGTGGCTATTCGCCGTGCAAAAGCGACCATAGATCTTGGCAACTCAAAGATCGCAAAAGCCTTTGTTAAATTTAATGAAAAAATCGACCTTGACGAGGTCAAAGAGTATATCAAGCTGCTTGCAAAATGCGAAGAGATCGGCTTTGTAGATGAAAAAATAGAAAATTCTATCAGAGACGTGAGCGAAAATTTAGAAGCATTTGTCCCACTTGAAGGGCTTGATATGAGCGGTATCATCACAAGACTCAAGTCTCAAAAGACAAAGCTTGAAAAAGAGATAGCCAAACTCTCAGGCATGCTAAATAACCAAAATTTCGTAGCAAACGCACCAAAAGAGGTCATAGAGACAAACAAAGAGGCGCTAGAGAGCGCTGAGGCTAAATTTAAAAAAGTATGTGAAGAGCTAGAGGCTCTTGGCGAGTAG
- a CDS encoding alpha-2-macroglobulin family protein, whose product MWQKVALLALLGMTNLYALSLNGTAQIKSPLSVEFGLEDKVDKNFVGMLSDKKLLLCQPALNGTVRFNSQSLLLFTKDMHAGLDYSCKLENGSTASFATKEFELTKIEKISDSKYIVKFNDEVNIEAIKNIAVKDAKFKAIELSSNSFELNLDKNLSNPVFDFGEKFESKFGATLSGETIVNFADEISEESVNINDNAKSLEIPEIYPVSLDNGILGFRIYLKNWLDDDINLKKFINIKGVKNFSISDVKYSDNYGENSELSEYYYYIDITSDDFKPQNSYEITIKPGFGDDRNVVREENSYEVVAGNFTPFANFINNEPYISSVGEIGIRSANLPELNVSIEKLSDQNFRYFLNFNDNNEELSNFSTKVASKSYKLDGALNEISLNKIKLDFAGAGDGVYKINLNYGKDKSVSKVVYLSDIAVNAKLGKDEIFVFANRLGENTMLPNANVKIYGKKNEEIAVGATNDIGVFKFNKKDIYKDISSVVVSLGKEQNFLILKEDEALNEAKFMSQNTSDSIDAYVHFASNIIRPNESLKGAIYLRDRDFNPLKNMPIKINFFDPQGKSSAEISKNTNDVGMVNFEKEILSDLSGRFNMQVIYASKVISNVPFFVESFMPNRIKNEITLERDKFFANELIRANLASNYLFGGAASELDGSMQVSFFDDEYKNSEFKEYKFKNNTLKPSAYPSFENDLTLSKDGKSSQMIDLSFSTKNASSIITGVINFNVNDDGKNVSDTKSFTLYPYKDMVGIAASTTFAEPNEDVKIRTVVVDMSSQKAVKSNLKFDIKRVTWQYQRDANGYIKWFQTLEDVDNFYKDNGEFSYKFTQSGSYVIIATNLVSGASTSLDMDVSGYNYSTLAPTKELSKSQIKLNKNIYKKGDELSADISSAIKEGIALVTLEDGGVKAYKVVKIKNNSANVKFKLDFDFSGLYVSANIYRMTDGGLTPFRTYGKVYAKADKSSRTLDLSLDAPNTAKSDENIKISLKTKPKAYVNFFITDVGVLDITSQKPADPLKFFDKILPDGVFDYDIYNMLTNYKVEGKTLSFGGDMAALAMEAKMAKHASPVDSKNIKTYANLVSLQADDNGEISYEFKTPNGFNSAIRVDVVANNENSMNAVNKEILVKDDVIIKPSALVYLLKGDELNANLRLINTTNEDKNLTIKVASSKNLNIKTKENINLKPLENKAFTFKISALEAGAGEYNITISDKNSSKIAQNLLDVVNPYTISTYARSSVFDKESMISLPKGFHNVSIDASSSVSSVLLAASKNLVEYPYGCAEQRSSRLLALLNLKPKDELEKNDQKRFIANGMSELIKMQKPDGSFGYWSDLSSTNAFASIYATDVLLDLEEAGYELNKNVKQRALNSLLKYTNTDIEALYAIYVSSRANVADKSVLNKIYDHKAYNTTALNKYLMAAALKLNGLNDEAKVALKDIKKAQAADYSRDYSSFGSKMRDNAFILYLHAKYFEKNDYSDDLANFLITNLNELSSTQERAFTLRALNAYFGKDVGEKNNKFKLSYNGESKEFDGLLSVSFTAKDGNFTITPLGENKLYASILSYAYVPLEIKHKIEPKELDIYRTFVDEKGKELGLDSLRVNDVVYSKIVINSKAMVKNGVINEIVSSCFEPINENLSGFNKSLKDSIELEYQSIKDDRVLSFYTLDSDKREAVLYTPYRVRLGGKCSLGAVTTENMYNERQNDYDLAQRSFTVK is encoded by the coding sequence ATGTGGCAAAAAGTAGCACTTCTAGCACTTTTGGGAATGACAAATTTATATGCTTTGAGCCTAAATGGCACTGCGCAGATAAAATCGCCACTAAGCGTAGAGTTTGGACTAGAAGACAAAGTCGATAAGAATTTTGTTGGTATGCTAAGCGACAAAAAGCTACTTTTGTGCCAACCAGCATTAAATGGTACGGTTAGATTTAATAGTCAAAGCTTGCTGCTTTTTACAAAAGATATGCATGCTGGTTTGGATTATAGCTGCAAGCTTGAAAATGGAAGCACTGCTAGTTTTGCCACGAAAGAATTTGAGCTAACAAAGATAGAAAAAATAAGCGATAGCAAATATATAGTTAAATTTAATGATGAAGTAAATATTGAAGCTATCAAAAATATTGCCGTAAAAGATGCGAAATTTAAAGCAATTGAGCTTTCTAGCAATAGCTTTGAGCTTAATCTTGATAAAAATTTAAGCAATCCAGTTTTTGATTTTGGTGAAAAATTTGAGAGCAAATTTGGTGCAACGCTTTCAGGTGAAACGATAGTAAATTTCGCCGATGAAATAAGCGAAGAAAGCGTAAATATAAATGATAATGCAAAGAGTCTTGAGATACCTGAAATTTATCCAGTAAGCCTTGATAATGGCATCTTGGGCTTTAGAATTTATCTAAAAAATTGGCTTGATGACGACATTAACTTAAAAAAATTTATAAACATTAAAGGCGTAAAAAACTTTAGCATCAGTGACGTTAAATATAGTGACAACTATGGAGAAAACTCAGAACTTAGCGAGTATTATTACTACATTGATATCACAAGTGACGATTTTAAGCCACAAAATAGTTATGAAATCACCATTAAGCCAGGCTTTGGCGATGATAGAAATGTAGTAAGAGAAGAAAATAGCTATGAAGTAGTAGCTGGCAATTTTACTCCATTTGCAAATTTTATAAATAATGAGCCATATATCTCAAGCGTCGGTGAAATCGGTATCAGAAGTGCAAATTTGCCTGAGCTAAATGTAAGCATTGAAAAGCTAAGCGATCAAAATTTTAGATATTTCTTAAATTTTAATGACAATAACGAAGAGTTAAGCAACTTCAGCACAAAAGTGGCAAGCAAAAGTTATAAGCTTGATGGCGCATTAAATGAAATTTCTCTAAATAAAATCAAACTCGACTTTGCCGGGGCTGGAGACGGCGTTTATAAGATAAATTTAAACTACGGCAAGGATAAGAGCGTCTCAAAAGTAGTCTATCTAAGTGATATCGCCGTAAATGCAAAGCTTGGCAAGGATGAAATTTTCGTATTTGCAAATCGTCTTGGCGAAAATACAATGCTTCCAAACGCAAATGTGAAAATTTATGGCAAAAAGAACGAAGAGATCGCAGTTGGTGCGACAAATGATATAGGTGTTTTTAAATTTAACAAAAAAGATATTTACAAAGATATCTCCTCAGTGGTTGTCTCTCTTGGAAAAGAGCAAAATTTTCTTATTTTAAAAGAAGACGAAGCGCTAAATGAAGCGAAATTTATGAGTCAAAATACCAGTGATAGTATCGATGCGTACGTTCATTTTGCTTCAAATATCATAAGACCAAATGAGAGTTTAAAGGGCGCAATCTATCTAAGAGATAGAGATTTTAATCCTTTAAAAAATATGCCTATAAAGATAAATTTTTTTGATCCGCAAGGCAAAAGTAGTGCTGAAATTTCAAAAAATACAAATGACGTTGGCATGGTAAATTTTGAAAAAGAGATACTAAGCGATCTTAGCGGTAGATTTAATATGCAAGTAATTTACGCAAGCAAAGTGATCTCAAATGTGCCATTTTTTGTTGAGAGTTTTATGCCAAATAGGATAAAAAATGAGATAACGCTTGAGAGAGATAAATTCTTCGCAAATGAGCTTATTAGAGCCAATCTAGCCAGTAACTATCTCTTTGGTGGCGCTGCTAGCGAGCTTGATGGCAGCATGCAGGTGAGCTTTTTTGATGATGAATATAAAAATAGCGAGTTTAAAGAGTATAAATTTAAAAACAATACTCTAAAACCAAGCGCTTATCCATCTTTTGAGAATGATCTCACTCTTTCAAAAGATGGTAAATCAAGCCAAATGATAGATCTTAGCTTTAGCACTAAAAATGCCTCTTCTATCATAACAGGTGTGATAAATTTCAATGTAAATGATGATGGTAAAAACGTAAGCGATACAAAAAGCTTTACGCTCTATCCTTACAAAGATATGGTTGGTATTGCAGCAAGTACGACATTTGCTGAGCCAAACGAAGATGTAAAAATAAGAACGGTTGTGGTAGATATGTCAAGTCAAAAGGCCGTAAAATCAAATTTAAAATTTGATATAAAACGTGTCACTTGGCAATACCAAAGAGATGCAAATGGCTATATAAAGTGGTTTCAAACGCTAGAAGATGTGGATAATTTTTATAAAGACAATGGCGAGTTTAGCTATAAATTTACACAAAGTGGCTCATATGTGATCATCGCTACAAATCTAGTAAGTGGAGCAAGCACAAGCCTTGATATGGACGTAAGTGGCTACAACTACTCGACTCTAGCGCCTACAAAAGAGCTTAGCAAATCTCAAATCAAACTAAATAAAAATATTTACAAAAAAGGCGATGAGCTAAGTGCTGATATAAGCTCGGCTATAAAAGAAGGTATCGCCCTTGTTACACTTGAAGATGGTGGCGTGAAAGCTTACAAGGTTGTTAAGATAAAAAATAACTCAGCAAATGTGAAATTTAAACTTGACTTTGATTTTAGCGGACTTTACGTGAGTGCAAATATCTACCGCATGACAGATGGTGGATTAACTCCGTTTAGAACTTACGGTAAGGTTTATGCTAAAGCTGATAAGTCATCAAGGACACTTGATCTAAGCCTTGATGCGCCAAATACGGCAAAAAGCGATGAAAATATAAAAATTTCTTTAAAAACAAAGCCAAAAGCTTATGTGAATTTCTTTATCACAGATGTTGGCGTGCTTGATATAACGTCACAAAAGCCAGCTGATCCACTTAAATTTTTTGACAAAATTTTACCAGATGGCGTTTTTGACTATGACATTTATAATATGCTCACAAACTATAAGGTCGAGGGCAAAACTTTAAGCTTTGGTGGCGATATGGCGGCACTTGCTATGGAGGCAAAAATGGCAAAACACGCTAGTCCGGTTGATAGCAAAAATATAAAAACATATGCAAATTTAGTAAGCCTTCAAGCTGACGATAATGGTGAAATTTCATACGAGTTTAAAACGCCAAATGGCTTTAACTCTGCCATTAGAGTAGATGTCGTGGCAAATAATGAAAATAGCATGAATGCAGTAAATAAAGAAATTCTAGTAAAAGATGATGTGATTATTAAGCCAAGCGCGTTAGTTTATCTGCTAAAAGGCGATGAGCTAAATGCGAACTTAAGACTCATAAACACAACAAATGAGGATAAAAATTTAACCATAAAAGTGGCTAGCAGTAAAAATTTAAACATCAAAACAAAAGAAAATATAAATTTAAAGCCGCTTGAGAATAAAGCCTTTACATTTAAAATTTCAGCTCTTGAAGCTGGAGCTGGCGAATACAACATAACAATAAGCGACAAAAATAGCTCAAAAATAGCTCAAAATTTACTTGATGTAGTTAATCCTTATACGATTAGCACCTATGCAAGAAGTAGCGTCTTTGATAAAGAGAGCATGATCTCGCTTCCAAAAGGCTTTCACAATGTTAGTATAGATGCGTCAAGCTCGGTTTCAAGCGTGCTGTTAGCAGCTTCTAAAAATTTAGTCGAGTACCCTTATGGATGTGCGGAGCAAAGGAGCTCAAGACTGCTTGCGCTTTTAAATTTAAAGCCAAAAGATGAGCTTGAAAAAAATGATCAAAAGAGATTTATTGCAAATGGTATGAGTGAGCTAATTAAGATGCAAAAACCAGATGGTAGCTTTGGCTACTGGAGCGATCTAAGTAGCACTAATGCATTTGCTTCGATCTATGCAACTGATGTGCTGCTTGATCTTGAAGAGGCTGGATATGAGCTAAATAAAAATGTAAAGCAAAGAGCATTAAATTCGCTCTTAAAATATACAAATACAGATATTGAAGCTCTATATGCTATATATGTAAGCTCCCGCGCAAATGTTGCTGATAAATCAGTGCTAAATAAAATTTATGACCACAAAGCTTACAATACGACTGCACTTAATAAATATCTAATGGCAGCAGCTTTGAAACTAAATGGCTTAAATGACGAAGCAAAGGTGGCGCTAAAAGATATTAAAAAAGCTCAAGCGGCTGATTACAGCAGGGATTATTCTAGTTTTGGCTCAAAGATGAGAGACAATGCATTTATCTTGTATCTACACGCAAAATATTTTGAGAAAAACGACTACTCAGATGATCTTGCAAATTTCTTGATCACAAATTTAAATGAGCTTAGCTCAACGCAAGAGCGCGCTTTTACACTTAGAGCGCTAAATGCCTACTTTGGCAAAGATGTTGGCGAGAAAAATAATAAATTTAAACTTAGCTACAACGGCGAAAGTAAAGAATTTGACGGCCTTTTAAGCGTATCATTTACAGCAAAAGATGGAAATTTTACCATCACTCCACTTGGTGAAAACAAGCTATATGCCTCCATCTTAAGCTACGCTTATGTGCCACTTGAGATTAAGCATAAAATAGAGCCAAAAGAGCTTGATATTTATAGAACGTTTGTCGATGAAAAAGGCAAAGAGCTAGGTCTTGACAGCCTAAGAGTAAATGATGTTGTCTATTCAAAAATAGTGATAAATTCTAAAGCTATGGTTAAAAATGGTGTAATAAACGAGATAGTAAGTAGCTGCTTTGAGCCAATAAATGAAAATCTAAGTGGCTTTAATAAGAGTCTTAAAGATAGCATTGAGCTTGAATATCAGAGCATAAAAGATGATCGCGTCTTAAGTTTTTATACACTAGATAGTGACAAGAGAGAGGCTGTGCTTTATACGCCTTATCGTGTAAGACTTGGTGGCAAATGCTCGCTTGGTGCGGTCACAACTGAAAATATGTATAACGAAAGACAAAACGACTACGACCTAGCTCAGCGAAGCTTTACTGTCAAATAA